Proteins co-encoded in one Opitutus terrae PB90-1 genomic window:
- a CDS encoding beta-glucosidase — protein MSNPTAPTSPAFGSLETATSFTPTQIDARARELLAQLSLDEKLSLMDGDTPFWPGLAEMMAPGGYGSRPWVAGAVPRLGIPGIRFVDGPRGIIMKGATTFPVSMARGASWDTLLEERIGDVIGKELRALGGNFFGGVCINLLRHPAWGRAQETYGEDSLHLGELGAALARGVQRHTMACVKHYALNSMENARFKADVTIGPRALHEVYAAHFKRVVDAGVASVMSAYNSVNGEWAGQNRSLLTEILKEQWGFQGFVITDFIFGLRDAKQAALAGQDIEMPFAMRYHRELKGLVESGEVPLSRIEDAAFRILRQQVRFAQGRDPQTYRRDIVGCAEHRQLAREAAEKSIVLLKNEASALPLTSVRRLAVVGRLAAIPNTGDGGSSNTQPAYVVTPLEGIRAAFGSNAVVFNDGADPAAAAQMAATADAAVVVVGYTHEDEGEYIPPDMIPYFAPSFPPPTPEEEPIAKKILPGHGREEGSFSPGGDRERLTLHPRDEQLIQRVAAANPRTIVVLSVGSAVITEAWRERVPGILVLWYAGMEGGHALADVLRGRVNPAGRLPCTFPRRPEDLPFFDRNATEITYDLWHGYRKLARDGATPAFPFGFGLSYTTWQHADLRLEQSELRAGDTLRASVAVTNTGSIAGDEVVQLYVSALQSKVERAPRELKAFARVSVAPGNSHRVDLSVPVADLAYYDETRGWVVEPTEYEVAIARHAHDTSALTARFRVG, from the coding sequence ATGAGCAATCCGACCGCCCCCACGTCTCCCGCTTTCGGTTCCCTCGAAACCGCCACCTCGTTCACGCCCACCCAGATCGATGCCCGGGCGCGCGAGCTGCTCGCCCAGCTCAGCCTCGATGAAAAACTCTCGTTGATGGACGGCGACACGCCGTTCTGGCCCGGGCTCGCCGAGATGATGGCACCGGGCGGATACGGCAGCCGGCCATGGGTCGCCGGCGCCGTGCCGCGACTCGGGATTCCAGGTATCCGCTTCGTCGATGGTCCGCGCGGGATCATCATGAAAGGCGCCACCACGTTCCCCGTCTCAATGGCGCGCGGCGCCTCCTGGGACACCCTGCTTGAGGAGCGGATCGGCGACGTGATCGGCAAGGAGCTGCGCGCGCTCGGCGGCAATTTTTTCGGCGGCGTGTGCATCAACCTGCTCCGCCACCCCGCATGGGGCCGCGCCCAGGAAACCTACGGCGAGGATTCGCTGCACCTCGGCGAACTCGGCGCGGCACTCGCTCGCGGCGTGCAGCGGCACACGATGGCTTGCGTGAAGCACTATGCGTTGAACTCGATGGAAAACGCACGGTTCAAGGCCGACGTCACCATCGGCCCGCGCGCGCTGCACGAGGTTTACGCGGCGCACTTCAAGCGCGTCGTCGATGCCGGCGTCGCGTCGGTGATGAGCGCCTACAACAGCGTCAATGGCGAATGGGCCGGCCAGAATCGATCCCTGCTCACCGAAATCCTGAAGGAGCAGTGGGGCTTCCAAGGCTTCGTCATCACCGACTTTATCTTCGGCCTGCGCGACGCGAAGCAGGCCGCGCTCGCCGGACAGGACATCGAGATGCCGTTCGCGATGCGCTACCATCGCGAATTGAAGGGTCTGGTCGAAAGCGGCGAGGTGCCGCTCTCGCGCATCGAGGACGCGGCGTTTCGGATTCTGCGCCAGCAGGTGCGGTTCGCCCAAGGCCGCGATCCTCAGACCTACCGGCGCGACATCGTGGGCTGCGCCGAGCACCGACAGCTCGCGCGCGAAGCCGCCGAGAAAAGCATCGTACTCCTCAAGAACGAAGCCTCGGCGCTGCCGCTCACCAGCGTGCGGCGGCTCGCGGTCGTGGGCCGGCTCGCCGCGATTCCAAACACCGGCGACGGCGGCTCGAGCAACACGCAGCCGGCCTACGTGGTCACGCCGCTTGAGGGCATTCGCGCCGCGTTTGGTTCGAATGCCGTGGTGTTCAACGATGGCGCTGATCCGGCGGCCGCGGCGCAGATGGCGGCCACCGCCGACGCCGCGGTCGTGGTCGTCGGCTACACGCACGAAGACGAAGGCGAATACATCCCGCCGGACATGATCCCGTATTTCGCGCCGAGCTTTCCACCGCCTACTCCGGAAGAGGAGCCGATCGCGAAAAAGATTCTTCCCGGCCACGGTCGCGAAGAAGGCAGCTTCTCGCCCGGCGGCGATCGCGAACGGCTGACGCTGCACCCACGCGACGAGCAATTGATCCAACGCGTCGCCGCCGCCAACCCGCGCACCATCGTGGTGCTGAGCGTCGGCAGCGCCGTCATTACCGAGGCGTGGCGCGAACGCGTGCCCGGCATTCTCGTGCTCTGGTACGCGGGGATGGAAGGCGGACACGCGCTCGCCGACGTGCTCCGCGGTCGCGTGAATCCCGCCGGCCGGTTGCCGTGCACGTTCCCGCGTCGGCCCGAAGATCTGCCGTTCTTCGACCGCAACGCCACCGAGATCACCTACGATCTCTGGCACGGCTACCGGAAGCTTGCGCGCGACGGCGCGACGCCGGCGTTCCCCTTCGGCTTCGGGCTCAGCTACACGACGTGGCAACATGCAGATCTCCGGCTGGAGCAAAGCGAACTCAGGGCCGGTGACACCCTGCGCGCGTCCGTGGCCGTCACCAACACCGGCTCGATCGCCGGTGACGAGGTGGTTCAGCTCTACGTCTCGGCGCTGCAGTCGAAGGTCGAGCGCGCGCCGCGCGAGTTGAAGGCGTTCGCGCGCGTCTCGGTTGCGCCTGGCAACTCGCATCGGGTCGATCTGTCCGTCCCCGTCGCCGATCTCGCCTACTACGACGAGACGCGTGGCTGGGTCGTTGAGCCGACTGAATACGAAGTCGCGATCGCCCGTCACGCGCACGACACCAGCGCCCTCACCGCGCGCTTCCGCGTCGGCTGA
- a CDS encoding CDP-alcohol phosphatidyltransferase family protein, which produces MSAHETPRPRPRRFSMIRSFVAADVLTLGNGFCGTGAVLAAMQFLVTTEPRWLWTAMALLPVALVLDYADGRVARWRHRSSPLGADLDSLADVVSFGVAPAAIGFAIGLRGALDVAILLYFVACGISRLARFNATADALSDESGKVKYFEGTPIPTSVVIVAVLAVLQAQSRTGAELWLGAWSLGGLVLHPLAFLYAASGSAMISTVKVPKL; this is translated from the coding sequence ATGAGCGCGCATGAAACCCCCCGGCCGCGTCCGCGGCGTTTCTCGATGATCCGGTCGTTTGTGGCCGCGGACGTGCTGACGCTCGGAAACGGTTTTTGCGGCACGGGCGCGGTGCTCGCGGCGATGCAGTTTCTCGTGACGACCGAGCCGCGCTGGCTCTGGACCGCGATGGCGCTGCTGCCCGTCGCGCTGGTGCTGGATTATGCCGACGGCCGCGTGGCGCGCTGGCGTCACCGCTCGTCGCCCTTGGGAGCTGACCTCGATTCGCTGGCGGATGTGGTCTCGTTTGGCGTGGCGCCGGCCGCGATCGGATTTGCGATCGGGCTGCGCGGGGCGCTCGACGTGGCGATTCTGCTTTATTTCGTCGCCTGCGGAATCAGCCGGCTGGCGCGGTTCAATGCGACCGCCGATGCGCTCTCGGACGAGAGCGGCAAGGTGAAATATTTCGAAGGCACGCCGATTCCCACGAGCGTGGTGATCGTGGCCGTGCTCGCGGTCTTGCAGGCGCAGAGCCGCACGGGCGCGGAGCTGTGGCTCGGCGCGTGGTCGCTGGGCGGACTCGTGCTGCACCCGCTCGCGTTCCTCTACGCGGCGAGCGGCAGCGCGATGATCAGCACGGTGAAGGTACCGAAACTGTAG
- a CDS encoding Gfo/Idh/MocA family protein: MNTPITRRAFVRNTAALAAVAALPRRLRAHSAGDKLNIAAIGIGGQGSADLRAVAMENIVALCDVDADYAAHAFAEYPQARRYTDFREMFDREKDLDAVVVATPDHLHAVVTMAALQHGKHVYCEKPLTRTVHEARAIAQAAAKAKVATQMGNQGMAFAGNRQLDEWIQSGAIGAVREVHVWSDRPTQRGKMPLWWPQGVERPTDTPPVPETLNWDLWLGPAPHRPYHPAYAPFRWRGWWDFGSGGLGDMGIHNLAPVFSALKLGAPETVSASSTALVDDSVPLASLVHYRFPARGDLPPVTLHWYDGGLLPARPDELEAGGELDPEDGILFVGDEGKILVEGWGGEHPRILGRNGDQPYRRPPSDETAHARHAAEWIAACKNGSPTRSDFRFAGPLTEAVLLGAACVRNGGRKLVWDSASMTFTNDPRANQYLHYTYRDGWRL, translated from the coding sequence GTGAACACCCCGATCACCCGCCGCGCCTTTGTACGCAACACGGCCGCGCTCGCCGCCGTTGCCGCCCTCCCGCGCCGACTCCGCGCGCACAGCGCCGGCGACAAGTTGAACATCGCCGCCATCGGCATCGGCGGCCAGGGCAGCGCCGACCTCCGCGCCGTCGCGATGGAAAACATCGTCGCCTTGTGCGATGTGGACGCCGACTACGCCGCTCACGCGTTCGCCGAGTATCCGCAGGCGCGGCGCTACACGGATTTTCGCGAGATGTTCGACCGCGAGAAAGACCTCGACGCGGTCGTGGTGGCGACGCCCGATCACTTGCACGCGGTCGTCACCATGGCGGCGCTGCAGCACGGCAAACACGTCTACTGCGAAAAGCCGCTCACGCGCACCGTCCACGAAGCTCGCGCGATCGCTCAGGCCGCCGCGAAAGCGAAAGTCGCGACGCAAATGGGGAATCAGGGGATGGCGTTCGCGGGAAACCGGCAGCTCGACGAATGGATCCAGTCCGGCGCGATCGGCGCCGTGCGTGAGGTGCACGTCTGGTCCGACCGGCCGACCCAGCGCGGCAAGATGCCCCTCTGGTGGCCGCAGGGCGTCGAGCGCCCGACCGACACGCCGCCCGTGCCGGAAACGCTCAACTGGGATCTCTGGCTCGGCCCGGCGCCGCACCGGCCGTATCATCCCGCCTACGCGCCGTTTCGCTGGCGCGGTTGGTGGGACTTCGGCTCCGGCGGACTCGGCGACATGGGCATTCACAATCTCGCGCCCGTGTTCTCCGCGCTGAAACTCGGCGCGCCCGAAACCGTGTCGGCGAGTTCCACCGCGCTGGTGGACGACAGCGTGCCACTCGCGTCGCTGGTGCACTATCGCTTTCCCGCGCGCGGTGATCTGCCGCCGGTCACGCTGCACTGGTATGACGGCGGACTGCTGCCGGCGCGGCCGGATGAACTCGAAGCCGGCGGTGAGCTCGATCCGGAGGATGGCATCCTGTTCGTCGGCGATGAAGGTAAGATCCTCGTCGAGGGTTGGGGCGGCGAGCATCCGCGGATCCTTGGCCGCAACGGCGACCAGCCTTATCGTCGGCCCCCGTCCGACGAAACCGCGCACGCGCGGCACGCCGCCGAGTGGATTGCCGCCTGCAAAAACGGTTCGCCCACGCGTTCCGATTTCCGTTTCGCCGGTCCGCTCACCGAAGCCGTTCTGCTCGGCGCCGCGTGCGTGCGCAACGGCGGACGGAAGCTGGTCTGGGACAGCGCGAGCATGACGTTCACCAACGATCCACGCGCGAACCAATATCTGCACTACACCTACCGCGACGGCTGGAGGTTGTAG
- a CDS encoding biopolymer transporter Tol, translated as MLVIRQELDDDAKEAIVALHGEGMIHLAQRPDKGARVKDMEYRIGGRGRPGGASPDSLVTVIAKRIGIEKRGDAFSLWVSLEGEPMHQFGPPITLRLTEPFYVGIGFCSHLPTTVDTAVLSNVVLENAAGRVQ; from the coding sequence GTGCTCGTGATTCGGCAGGAGCTCGACGACGATGCGAAGGAGGCGATCGTCGCGCTCCACGGCGAGGGCATGATCCACCTGGCGCAGCGGCCGGACAAGGGCGCGCGCGTCAAAGACATGGAGTATCGGATAGGCGGTCGCGGTCGGCCGGGCGGCGCGTCGCCGGACAGCCTCGTGACCGTCATCGCGAAGCGGATCGGAATCGAGAAGCGCGGTGACGCGTTTTCACTATGGGTGAGCCTCGAAGGCGAACCCATGCACCAGTTTGGGCCGCCGATTACGCTGCGGCTGACGGAGCCGTTCTATGTGGGCATCGGGTTCTGCTCCCACCTGCCCACGACCGTCGACACGGCGGTGTTGTCGAATGTCGTGCTCGAGAACGCTGCGGGGCGCGTGCAGTGA
- a CDS encoding PQQ-binding-like beta-propeller repeat protein, giving the protein MMMGSCCTNSSWRTTVLSLALNAIAGLWAQPVNASVMFRGSPTHEAALPGRTVELAGMAWRFETGGPVRSTPAVSRGIAVFGSNDGFLYAVDAKTGGQVWKIKLGGPVSSSPAIAEDRVIVMGADGVLRALRLENGDALWVLATGSLKPVGGDPRIYDWWVSSPTVAGDRIYVGCGDGTVRCVALADGREHWSFMTGHRVRSTPSVADGAVFVGSFDGHVYALDAQTGAERWRFQTGDLVQSSPAVSGGVVCFGARSMAVFGLDAKTGALKWRRPHSGSWVVASPAIAAGKVIIGGSDSHLLEALDLHTGEPAWSVDTGARIIGSPVVIGQTVLYGGEDCRIYTIDARSGLGRSIDFTEGALYGSVVVGDGLAYVGSEDGHFYAFQLRDAAPVAEPNAPELLPPAVGRYRTESGDVYTLSAHDGLLAMNYATYPPALVTVEKDGSFACPMLWGTRGKFVRAEGQPVRALELDQFGQKTTARRVD; this is encoded by the coding sequence ATGATGATGGGATCCTGCTGCACGAATTCGAGTTGGCGCACGACCGTGCTTAGCCTGGCCCTGAACGCGATTGCCGGGCTTTGGGCGCAGCCGGTCAACGCGAGCGTGATGTTTCGCGGCTCGCCGACGCATGAGGCGGCGCTACCGGGTCGCACGGTGGAACTCGCGGGCATGGCGTGGCGGTTCGAGACCGGCGGACCGGTGCGTTCCACGCCGGCGGTGAGCCGCGGCATCGCGGTCTTTGGCAGCAACGATGGATTTCTGTACGCGGTCGACGCGAAGACGGGCGGCCAGGTTTGGAAGATCAAACTTGGCGGGCCGGTCTCGTCGTCCCCCGCGATCGCGGAGGATCGCGTCATTGTCATGGGCGCCGATGGCGTGCTGCGGGCGTTGCGGCTGGAAAACGGCGACGCCCTCTGGGTACTAGCCACGGGATCGCTCAAGCCGGTTGGCGGAGATCCGCGAATCTACGACTGGTGGGTGTCGTCGCCGACGGTCGCGGGCGACCGGATATATGTCGGGTGCGGCGACGGAACGGTGCGCTGCGTTGCACTCGCGGATGGGCGGGAGCACTGGTCGTTCATGACCGGGCATCGGGTGCGCTCGACGCCCTCGGTGGCGGATGGAGCGGTGTTTGTCGGTAGTTTCGACGGACACGTTTATGCGCTCGACGCGCAAACCGGTGCCGAGCGGTGGAGGTTTCAAACGGGCGATCTCGTGCAGTCGTCGCCGGCGGTGAGCGGCGGCGTGGTGTGTTTCGGCGCGCGCTCGATGGCGGTGTTCGGACTCGATGCAAAAACCGGCGCGCTGAAATGGCGGCGGCCGCATTCGGGATCATGGGTGGTCGCCTCGCCGGCGATTGCCGCAGGCAAGGTTATCATCGGCGGTTCCGATTCACATCTGCTCGAAGCGCTGGACCTGCACACCGGCGAGCCCGCCTGGAGCGTGGACACGGGCGCCCGGATCATCGGCTCGCCGGTGGTGATCGGCCAGACGGTGCTCTACGGCGGCGAAGACTGCCGGATCTACACGATCGACGCCCGGAGCGGGCTTGGGCGCTCGATCGACTTCACCGAAGGCGCGCTTTACGGCTCGGTGGTGGTGGGCGATGGGCTCGCTTACGTGGGCAGTGAAGACGGACACTTTTACGCGTTCCAGCTGCGTGATGCGGCGCCCGTCGCCGAGCCCAACGCGCCCGAGTTGCTGCCGCCGGCCGTCGGTCGTTATCGGACCGAGTCGGGCGATGTTTATACGCTCTCGGCTCATGACGGCCTGCTGGCGATGAACTACGCGACTTATCCGCCGGCGCTGGTGACGGTGGAGAAAGACGGCTCATTCGCGTGCCCGATGCTCTGGGGCACGCGCGGCAAGTTTGTGCGCGCGGAGGGTCAGCCGGTGCGCGCGCTGGAGTTGGACCAGTTCGGTCAGAAGACGACGGCGCGACGGGTCGACTAG
- a CDS encoding MFS transporter, with protein sequence MDPVTSVSPIPEEGIDRKHKLVIFASSLGTVFEWYDFYIFGTLAAFFGKLFFPAGNETAAYLSSLALFGVGFSVRPFGALVFGRIGDLVGRKYTFLVTIMVMGLSTAVIGFLPSFATIGWAAPIILVLLRLAQGLALGGEYGGAATYVAEHAPHGKRGIFTSWIQTTATLGLFLSLGVIGTTRLVMDAEAFNRWGWRIPFLFSFVLLAVSVYIRLKLQESPVYLEMKAQGNHSKAPLTESFARWPNAKLVLGALLGATAGQGVVWYAGQFYALFFLMATLKLYFIDAYALLSVALVIGAALLVFFGWLSDKIGRKYIMLSGFALAVLTYPTIFGGLTKAVNPALAHAMEQSPVTLHTTDYHGMAKLTLEAVADAATKIVKPAPPTKTIDQARAYLNAKGIPFDLAPATDPSVPLALEVDGKIITGFDAKAYDAAFAESLYSKITVTSADGKIVAADPEAVQRPKVILLLSILLAYVAMVYGPIAAYLVELFPTRIRYTSMSLPYHIGNGWFGGFLPLIATSICVYTGNIYAGLYYPMAIAAMSLIYGLFFLRETKDLDISR encoded by the coding sequence ATGGACCCTGTTACCTCCGTCTCGCCGATCCCCGAGGAAGGCATCGATCGCAAACACAAGCTGGTCATCTTCGCCTCGTCGCTCGGCACCGTCTTCGAATGGTATGATTTCTACATCTTCGGGACGCTCGCGGCGTTTTTCGGCAAGCTCTTCTTCCCCGCCGGCAATGAAACGGCGGCTTACCTTTCGAGTCTCGCGCTGTTCGGCGTCGGCTTCTCCGTCCGCCCGTTCGGCGCGCTCGTGTTCGGCCGGATCGGCGACCTGGTCGGACGCAAATACACCTTTCTCGTCACCATCATGGTGATGGGCCTGTCGACGGCGGTGATCGGATTCCTGCCGTCGTTCGCCACGATCGGCTGGGCCGCGCCGATCATCCTCGTGCTGCTGCGACTGGCGCAAGGCCTCGCACTCGGCGGCGAATACGGCGGCGCCGCGACCTACGTGGCCGAACACGCGCCGCACGGCAAACGCGGCATTTTCACCAGCTGGATCCAAACCACGGCCACGCTCGGGCTGTTCCTTTCGCTCGGCGTCATCGGCACGACGCGGTTGGTGATGGACGCCGAGGCCTTCAATCGCTGGGGCTGGCGGATTCCGTTCCTCTTCTCGTTCGTGCTGCTCGCCGTGTCGGTCTACATCCGACTGAAACTGCAGGAGTCGCCGGTGTACCTGGAGATGAAGGCACAGGGCAACCACTCGAAGGCGCCGCTCACCGAAAGCTTCGCGCGCTGGCCCAACGCCAAGCTTGTGCTCGGTGCACTGCTCGGCGCCACCGCCGGCCAGGGCGTCGTCTGGTATGCCGGCCAGTTCTACGCGCTCTTCTTCCTGATGGCGACGCTCAAGCTCTACTTCATCGACGCCTACGCGCTGCTGTCGGTCGCGCTCGTGATTGGCGCCGCGCTGCTCGTGTTCTTCGGCTGGCTCTCCGACAAGATCGGCCGGAAATACATCATGCTCTCCGGCTTCGCGCTCGCGGTGCTGACGTATCCGACGATTTTTGGCGGATTGACCAAGGCCGTGAATCCCGCACTGGCTCACGCAATGGAGCAGTCGCCGGTCACGCTTCACACCACCGACTATCACGGCATGGCCAAGCTGACGCTCGAAGCCGTGGCCGACGCCGCGACAAAGATCGTCAAGCCGGCGCCGCCGACCAAGACAATCGACCAGGCGCGCGCCTACCTCAACGCGAAGGGCATTCCCTTCGATCTCGCGCCCGCGACTGATCCGTCCGTGCCGCTGGCGCTCGAGGTGGACGGGAAGATCATCACCGGCTTCGACGCGAAGGCCTATGATGCGGCCTTTGCGGAGAGCCTGTATTCGAAGATCACCGTCACCTCTGCCGATGGCAAGATCGTGGCCGCCGATCCGGAAGCGGTGCAGCGACCGAAGGTGATCCTGCTGTTGTCGATCCTGCTTGCCTACGTCGCGATGGTGTATGGCCCGATCGCGGCCTATCTCGTCGAGTTGTTCCCCACGCGAATCCGCTACACCTCGATGTCGCTGCCGTATCACATCGGCAATGGCTGGTTCGGCGGATTCCTGCCCCTGATCGCCACGTCGATCTGCGTTTACACCGGCAACATCTACGCCGGGCTCTATTATCCGATGGCGATCGCCGCGATGAGTCTGATCTACGGCCTGTTCTTCCTGCGCGAAACGAAGGATCTCGATATCTCGCGATAA
- a CDS encoding LysE family transporter: protein MSIEFIVTAFIVAASPGTGVLYTLGAGLSRGARASVVAAFGCTLGIVPHMAAAILGLAALLHTSALAFQTFKYAGVAYLLYMAWCTWRERGALQVEQNLGSRSAARVTLTAILINLLNPKLSIFFLAFLPQFVSATEAHPLPRMLELSATFMLITFVVFVGYGLCAAAVRDHVISRPQVLTWMRRTFAGAFVALGAKLATADR from the coding sequence GTGAGCATCGAGTTCATCGTGACGGCCTTCATCGTTGCCGCATCGCCGGGCACCGGCGTGCTCTATACGCTCGGCGCCGGCTTATCGCGCGGAGCCCGCGCGAGCGTCGTGGCCGCGTTCGGCTGCACACTCGGCATCGTGCCGCACATGGCCGCGGCCATCCTCGGGCTCGCGGCGCTGCTGCACACCAGCGCGCTCGCGTTTCAGACGTTCAAATACGCCGGTGTCGCCTACCTGCTCTACATGGCGTGGTGCACGTGGCGTGAACGGGGTGCGCTGCAGGTCGAGCAGAACCTCGGGTCGCGCTCCGCCGCGCGGGTTACGCTCACTGCGATTTTGATCAATCTGCTGAATCCGAAGCTCTCGATCTTCTTCCTCGCGTTCCTGCCCCAGTTCGTGAGTGCCACCGAAGCTCATCCGCTGCCGCGGATGCTCGAGCTCAGCGCCACGTTCATGCTGATCACCTTCGTGGTGTTTGTCGGTTACGGTCTGTGCGCCGCCGCCGTGCGCGATCACGTCATTTCGCGGCCGCAGGTGCTGACGTGGATGCGGCGTACGTTTGCCGGCGCGTTTGTCGCGCTCGGGGCCAAGCTCGCGACCGCGGATCGCTGA
- a CDS encoding rhomboid family intramembrane serine protease: protein MEPASSTAPTGLSFDVEYQSVADAANPDLRGRGKLIIDPAGPFYRFTGDARAFLGRPTAVEFHPEEIRNVSVVGRRAGFDTPIGVAGKKRQPFVFYTGNPAEAVAIARLLPPDRDEEFVSSQDFAHQLYRLPAARSPWTCITNLIVAANVAAFIVMGLLGAGWVETADMTPYVRWVANNGAATTDGEWWRIVTSMFVHYGLLHLALNMWALFQTGHFVERLFGRPLFALGYLGSGIVASFASIYWHGDQIWSAGASGAVFGVYGLLLGFMVRERQSIPPPVLRPLFKSTLMFAGYNLVFGFVYPRIDNAAHLGGLLGGVVLGWLMALPIAPEARARQTSARLLLGTAVLAGACTTGVLLAPRFPYRFRERLQLQTVSSALNERELVKLQEQEQQLANAQSAHRADRLADWIEAEMIPFYEAMRAEFEAVHLTPGLQTDQARRLMVGRTDAKLRHYRQLVADLRAKKPDALQRYLAAEESALKSAPSSPP from the coding sequence ATGGAACCCGCTTCCTCCACCGCTCCGACCGGGCTGAGCTTTGATGTCGAATATCAGTCCGTCGCCGACGCGGCCAATCCCGATCTGCGCGGCCGAGGCAAGCTGATCATCGATCCCGCGGGGCCGTTCTACCGGTTCACCGGCGATGCGCGGGCCTTTCTCGGCCGGCCCACCGCGGTGGAGTTTCATCCGGAGGAGATTCGCAACGTCAGCGTCGTCGGCCGGCGCGCAGGGTTCGACACGCCGATCGGCGTCGCCGGAAAAAAGCGCCAGCCGTTCGTGTTCTACACCGGCAACCCCGCCGAGGCGGTCGCGATCGCCCGGTTGCTGCCGCCGGACCGCGACGAGGAATTCGTCTCCAGCCAGGATTTCGCCCACCAGCTCTACCGGCTGCCGGCCGCGCGCTCGCCCTGGACCTGCATCACCAACCTGATCGTCGCCGCCAATGTCGCCGCGTTCATCGTCATGGGCCTGCTCGGCGCCGGCTGGGTCGAGACCGCCGACATGACGCCCTACGTCCGCTGGGTGGCCAACAACGGCGCGGCGACGACCGATGGCGAGTGGTGGCGGATCGTGACCTCGATGTTCGTGCACTACGGGCTGCTGCACCTCGCGCTGAACATGTGGGCGCTGTTCCAAACCGGACATTTCGTCGAGCGGCTGTTCGGCCGGCCGTTGTTTGCGCTCGGCTACCTCGGCAGCGGCATCGTCGCGAGCTTCGCCTCGATCTACTGGCACGGTGATCAGATCTGGAGCGCCGGCGCCTCCGGCGCGGTGTTTGGCGTCTACGGATTGCTGCTCGGCTTCATGGTGCGCGAGCGGCAATCGATTCCGCCGCCCGTGCTGCGGCCCTTGTTCAAGAGCACCCTGATGTTCGCCGGCTACAATCTCGTGTTCGGCTTTGTGTACCCACGGATCGATAACGCCGCGCATCTCGGCGGGCTGCTCGGCGGCGTAGTGCTCGGCTGGCTGATGGCGCTGCCGATCGCGCCTGAGGCGCGGGCCCGGCAAACCTCGGCGCGTCTGCTGTTGGGCACGGCGGTGCTGGCCGGCGCGTGCACGACGGGGGTACTGTTGGCCCCGCGGTTCCCCTATCGCTTCCGGGAACGGCTGCAGTTGCAGACGGTGAGTTCCGCCCTCAACGAGCGCGAACTCGTGAAACTGCAGGAGCAGGAGCAGCAACTCGCCAACGCGCAGTCGGCGCACCGGGCCGATCGGTTGGCCGATTGGATCGAGGCGGAGATGATCCCCTTCTACGAGGCGATGCGGGCCGAGTTCGAAGCCGTTCATCTGACGCCGGGGCTGCAGACCGACCAAGCGCGGCGATTGATGGTTGGGCGGACCGATGCCAAGCTTCGCCACTACCGCCAGCTCGTGGCCGACCTCCGGGCGAAAAAGCCGGACGCGCTCCAGCGCTACCTCGCGGCCGAGGAGAGCGCGCTGAAATCGGCCCCATCATCACCGCCCTAA
- a CDS encoding aldo/keto reductase, with protein sequence MSTITTAKTDAALSGEFVFPDGLKVRRMGFGAMRITGPGIWGEPKDPTEARRVLKRCVELGVNLIDTADSYGPEVSERLIAETLHPYPQGLVIATKGGLTRQGPDQWAPVGRPEYLRQCVEMSLRRLRLERIDLYQLHRIDAKVPAAETLGVLKEMQREGKIRHVGLSEVSVPEIEQARRVLPIVSVQNLYNLGNRQSEAVLDYCTKHQLGFIPWFPVAAGDLARPGGPLDVAAKRHGATVAQLALAWLLQRSPVILPIPGTSSVAHLEENVAASGLKLDRTEWEEIERAGRASAV encoded by the coding sequence ATGAGCACGATCACGACTGCAAAAACGGACGCCGCCCTAAGCGGCGAGTTTGTGTTTCCTGATGGGCTGAAGGTGCGGCGGATGGGCTTCGGCGCGATGCGGATCACCGGGCCCGGCATTTGGGGCGAACCGAAGGACCCGACGGAGGCACGGCGGGTATTGAAGCGCTGCGTGGAACTCGGCGTGAACCTGATCGACACCGCCGATTCGTATGGGCCGGAGGTGAGCGAGCGGTTGATTGCCGAAACGCTGCATCCTTATCCGCAGGGGCTGGTGATCGCGACGAAAGGCGGACTGACGCGACAGGGGCCGGACCAGTGGGCCCCGGTGGGACGGCCGGAGTATCTCCGGCAATGCGTGGAGATGAGCCTGCGGCGGCTGCGGCTGGAGCGGATCGATCTTTATCAACTCCACCGGATCGACGCGAAGGTGCCCGCCGCGGAAACGCTCGGCGTGCTCAAGGAAATGCAGCGCGAAGGGAAGATCCGGCACGTCGGGCTCTCCGAAGTCTCGGTGCCGGAGATCGAGCAGGCGCGGCGCGTGCTGCCGATCGTCAGCGTGCAGAATCTCTACAATCTGGGCAACCGGCAGAGCGAGGCGGTGCTCGACTACTGCACGAAGCATCAGCTCGGTTTTATTCCCTGGTTCCCGGTGGCCGCGGGCGATCTGGCGCGGCCAGGCGGTCCGCTCGACGTGGCGGCGAAACGGCATGGCGCCACGGTCGCGCAGCTCGCGCTCGCCTGGTTGCTGCAACGGTCGCCGGTGATCCTGCCGATTCCGGGCACGTCGTCGGTCGCGCACCTCGAGGAGAACGTGGCCGCGAGCGGATTGAAGCTCGACCGCACTGAGTGGGAGGAAATCGAGCGCGCCGGCCGGGCGAGCGCGGTGTGA